Proteins from one Callospermophilus lateralis isolate mCalLat2 unplaced genomic scaffold, mCalLat2.hap1 Scaffold_160, whole genome shotgun sequence genomic window:
- the LOC143389392 gene encoding sulfotransferase 1C1-like codes for MSLEEMKDLHLEEKDLQPETTEIDEILMTKLIRDNWDKIWNSQEKSDDLLIATYAKAGTTWTQEIVDMIQNDGDVQKCQRANTFDRHPFLEWSLPPPLNSGLDLANKMPSPRTLKTHLPVQMLPPSFWKENSKIIYVSRNAKDCLVSYYHFSRMNSMVPDPGTWEEYIETFKDGKVLWGSWYDHVKGWWDMKDQHHILYLFYEDMKENPKREIEKILKFLEKDITEEVLNKIIYHTSFDVMKQNPMANYTTLPSSIMGHSISPFMRKGMPGDWKNYFTVAQNEEFDKDYQKKMAGSTLTFRTEI; via the exons ATGTCCTTGGAGGAAATGAAAGATCTCCACCTGGAGGAAAAAGACCTACAACCAGAAACCACAGAAATTGATGAAATCCTCATGACCAAGCTGATAAGAGATAACTGGGACAAAATCTGGAATTCCCAAGAAAAATCTGATGATCTCCTCATTGCAACCTACGCAAAGGCAG GAACAACCTGGACACAGGAGATTGTGGACATGATCCAAAATGATGGAGATGTGCAAAAGTGCCAGAGGGCAAACACCTTTGACCGGCACCCTTTCCTAGAGTGGTCTTTACCTCCACCTCTCAACTCag GTCTGGACCTGGCCAATAAAATGCCTTCTCCTAGAACTCTGAAGACTCATCTACCTGTTCAGATGCTACCACCATCCTTCTGGAAAGAGAATTCAAAA ATTATCTATGTATCTAGAAATGCCAAGGACTGTCTGGTATCTTACtatcatttttcaagaatgaattcAATGGTGCCTGACcctggaacatgggaggaatacatTGAAACATTCAAAGATGGAAAAG tgCTATGGGGCTCCTGGTATGACCATGTAAAGGGATGGTGGGATATGAAGGACCAGCATCACATTCTCTACCTTTTCTATGAGGACATGAAAGAG AACCCAAAGAGGGAAATTGAGAAGATATTGAAGTTCCTGGAGAAAGACATAACAGAGGAAGTTCTGAATAAAATCATCTATCATACCTCATTTGATGTCATgaagcaaaacccaatggccaaCTATACTACTCTACCTAGCAGCATCATGGGCCACTCCATCTCCCCTTTTATGAGGAAAG GGATGCCTGGTGACTGGAAGAACTATTTTACTGTGGCCCAAAATGAAGAATTTGACAAGGACTACCAGAAGAAGATGGCAGGGAGCACTCTGACCTTTCGCACAGAGATCTGA